A window of Candidatus Dojkabacteria bacterium contains these coding sequences:
- a CDS encoding MBL fold metallo-hydrolase: protein MKIQFCGAARTVTGSCYFLDLGYTKILVDCGAFQGSDELDQLNREDFPFDPAEIEYLLLTHAHFDHCGRVPQLVRKGFKGRIISTQPTRDLAEIVLMDAANLQEEEYQRWLTRQKRESEEHYYADQQGYGKGGSQKTNGNSYWPHAEEGSLYENKEPLFTTEDVTKAMGLFDIYPFGNSVVLRDGLEFRMRDSGHILGSAIFEVWVKNSSGTQRKIVFSGDLGQQGQRIVRDPDMLREADYVLIESTYGNRLHKSKDETVKEFLKVIKDAQKDGGNILIPTFAIERAQEIIYELNVAIENKLLSGLEVYLDSPMAMKATEVFRKYPTFYDEDARRLLEKGDDPFHFEGFHTVESADESRRLIGLNGIVILAGSGMCNGGRIVHHLANNIEKKNTHIVFVGYQVKGTLGRRIVDGEPVVRIKGREVDVRAQVHTLGGFSAHADSRDLRYWLRGFGHSPKTVFVMHGEESIAMGFAANITEELQLKSYVPYLNEVVELD, encoded by the coding sequence ATGAAGATACAGTTTTGTGGCGCCGCAAGGACAGTAACAGGCTCGTGCTATTTTCTAGACCTCGGATATACCAAGATACTTGTAGATTGCGGTGCATTTCAAGGCTCGGACGAGCTGGATCAGCTTAACCGGGAGGATTTCCCATTTGATCCTGCGGAGATCGAGTATCTGCTACTAACTCACGCCCATTTTGACCATTGTGGTAGGGTTCCTCAGCTTGTACGCAAAGGCTTCAAAGGTAGGATTATTTCGACCCAGCCAACTCGCGATCTTGCCGAGATTGTGCTCATGGACGCAGCAAACCTACAGGAAGAGGAGTATCAAAGATGGCTTACCCGCCAGAAGCGAGAGTCTGAAGAGCATTACTATGCCGACCAGCAAGGATATGGAAAGGGTGGCAGCCAAAAAACGAATGGCAACTCATATTGGCCACACGCAGAGGAGGGTAGTCTTTACGAAAATAAAGAGCCACTCTTCACAACTGAGGATGTGACAAAAGCGATGGGACTATTCGATATCTACCCATTTGGAAATTCAGTGGTGCTTCGTGACGGTTTAGAGTTTAGAATGCGAGACTCAGGGCATATCTTGGGCTCGGCAATATTCGAAGTATGGGTAAAAAACAGTAGTGGAACACAGAGGAAAATTGTGTTCTCGGGTGACTTGGGTCAGCAGGGACAGAGAATTGTGCGAGATCCAGATATGCTGCGCGAGGCCGACTATGTGCTGATTGAGTCGACATATGGCAACCGCCTCCACAAGAGCAAGGATGAGACGGTAAAAGAGTTTCTAAAAGTAATTAAGGACGCACAGAAAGATGGTGGAAATATCTTGATCCCTACATTTGCAATAGAGCGAGCGCAGGAGATAATCTACGAATTAAATGTAGCAATTGAAAACAAGCTATTGAGCGGCCTCGAAGTATATCTCGACAGCCCTATGGCGATGAAGGCTACAGAAGTATTCCGTAAATACCCAACATTCTATGATGAGGATGCACGCAGATTGCTTGAAAAAGGCGATGATCCTTTTCATTTCGAGGGCTTCCACACTGTAGAGAGTGCAGATGAGTCAAGGCGACTTATTGGACTGAACGGCATCGTCATATTAGCCGGCTCAGGCATGTGTAACGGTGGAAGAATTGTCCACCACCTCGCAAACAATATTGAGAAGAAGAATACCCATATTGTTTTCGTTGGGTATCAGGTAAAAGGGACGCTAGGACGAAGGATTGTTGATGGTGAGCCGGTTGTGAGGATAAAGGGTCGGGAAGTGGATGTAAGGGCACAGGTACACACATTGGGCGGATTTTCGGCGCACGCGGATTCACGAGATCTCCGGTACTGGTTGCGCGGCTTCGGTCACTCGCCCAAGACAGTATTTGTGATGCATGGTGAGGAGAGCATAGCGATGGGTTTTGCCGCAAACATTACCGAGGAGCTACAGCTGAAATCATATGTGCCGTATCTAAATGAAGTTGTAGAGCTTGATTAA
- a CDS encoding AAA family ATPase — translation MAQISLTEEQKKITDTLLDWKKGNKPYITLGGYAGTGKTTLVSHFRKELEKQHKGIAVAFCSYTGKAARVLEGKLKETGAIYPKDSVSTIHSLIYSPMVDDKDEIIGWELREDIEADLIIVDEASMVDQSIWKDLTSYMIPIIAVGDHGQLPPIKGSFNLMQSPILKLNEIHRQARENPIIALSIEAREKGQIAAGKYSPVVQKISRQEDDVRDQIEDWLAMYNDETLVLCGYNNTRIRLNSHIRGFLGFDSSLPQPGDRVICLRNSHKERIYNGMLGTMSHLEDESADFYYAEIQMDGEEDQFKGLVSVEQFNSPQTLNYTEKRYLFNRCELFDFGYALTVHKAQGSQSRRVILFEERFRSMSDDEWSRWLYTAVTRAEEELYIVG, via the coding sequence ATGGCGCAGATAAGCCTGACCGAAGAACAGAAAAAAATAACTGACACCCTCCTCGACTGGAAGAAAGGGAATAAGCCTTACATCACACTTGGCGGCTATGCAGGAACCGGCAAGACTACATTGGTAAGCCATTTCCGCAAAGAGCTAGAGAAGCAGCATAAAGGTATTGCTGTCGCATTCTGCTCATATACGGGCAAGGCAGCTAGGGTGCTAGAGGGGAAATTAAAAGAAACGGGGGCTATCTATCCGAAAGACTCTGTATCGACAATTCACTCACTGATCTACTCACCGATGGTGGACGATAAGGATGAAATCATAGGATGGGAGCTGCGGGAAGATATAGAGGCCGACCTTATTATTGTAGATGAGGCCTCTATGGTCGATCAGTCGATCTGGAAAGACTTAACCTCCTATATGATCCCCATCATAGCTGTTGGTGATCATGGGCAGCTGCCACCGATCAAGGGAAGCTTCAATTTGATGCAGTCTCCTATATTAAAACTTAATGAAATCCACCGACAGGCCAGAGAGAACCCAATTATTGCGCTCTCGATTGAGGCTCGTGAGAAAGGTCAGATCGCCGCCGGCAAATACTCTCCTGTCGTCCAAAAAATCTCACGACAGGAAGATGATGTGCGCGACCAGATCGAGGATTGGCTAGCGATGTACAATGACGAGACTCTGGTGCTTTGCGGCTACAATAACACCCGTATTAGGCTAAACTCACATATCCGGGGCTTTTTGGGCTTTGACTCGTCGTTGCCACAGCCGGGCGATAGAGTGATCTGCCTCCGCAATAGCCACAAAGAGCGGATCTACAATGGCATGCTTGGCACGATGTCCCACCTCGAGGATGAGAGTGCAGACTTCTACTATGCAGAGATCCAGATGGACGGGGAGGAGGATCAATTTAAAGGGCTCGTCTCAGTTGAGCAATTTAATAGTCCACAGACATTGAATTACACCGAGAAGCGGTATCTGTTCAATAGGTGCGAGCTGTTTGATTTTGGGTATGCGCTGACTGTGCATAAGGCGCAGGGTAGCCAGTCGCGGCGGGTTATACTATTTGAGGAGCGGTTTAGGAGCATGAGTGATGATGAGTGGAGTAGGTGGTTGTATACAGCAGTTACTCGGGCGGAGGAGGAGCTGTATATTGTGGGATAG
- a CDS encoding succinylglutamate desuccinylase/aspartoacylase family protein, with protein MELKNHIIKFNEIEISIPYYHLVGKEPGSKLFITAGIHGDEVNGVYAVSKVIEWAREANVVDKLKGELYIFPLLNPTGFKKGERNLPEDGKDLNRQFGENLDEIEESISEVVAASLVENFFKKCNMGIDIHDAGDGAVFLPHARIHKNDADDCESCTRELARYFGTEYIIERDGDLNMMAVAMNNTYKVPVITVEIGGAQIIYPTLEQVALRGVQNILAANSMFPGKIVVPEKQYVVSRRIGVRSSVASVLHLKVKLGDRVAKGDRVGWRYVVGEGRNADVLAPDNGVVFSMWPTNLVPADRTFLSVVDVDCKDPQEKGIEVLEDLTVWEYNG; from the coding sequence ATGGAATTAAAGAATCACATCATTAAATTTAATGAAATCGAAATCTCTATCCCGTACTACCATCTTGTGGGCAAAGAGCCTGGAAGCAAGCTTTTTATCACCGCAGGGATACATGGCGACGAGGTAAATGGTGTATATGCTGTCAGTAAAGTGATCGAGTGGGCTCGTGAAGCAAATGTCGTCGACAAATTAAAAGGCGAGCTATACATATTTCCATTATTAAATCCGACTGGCTTCAAGAAGGGCGAGCGCAACCTTCCAGAGGATGGCAAAGATCTAAATCGTCAGTTCGGTGAGAATCTAGATGAAATTGAAGAAAGTATCTCTGAGGTAGTCGCAGCATCTCTAGTCGAGAATTTCTTCAAGAAGTGCAATATGGGGATCGATATCCATGATGCAGGGGATGGGGCGGTGTTCCTCCCACACGCGCGGATCCATAAGAACGATGCGGATGATTGCGAATCGTGCACACGCGAGCTTGCCCGCTACTTTGGTACAGAGTACATAATTGAGCGTGATGGCGATCTAAATATGATGGCCGTCGCCATGAACAACACTTATAAAGTGCCGGTAATCACCGTGGAGATCGGCGGTGCGCAGATAATCTACCCAACTCTAGAGCAGGTGGCTCTTCGCGGAGTCCAGAATATCCTAGCCGCCAACAGTATGTTCCCAGGGAAGATCGTGGTGCCAGAGAAGCAGTATGTTGTCAGTCGTCGAATCGGTGTCCGATCGTCGGTTGCCTCAGTGCTCCACCTAAAGGTGAAGCTTGGGGATAGGGTGGCAAAAGGAGATAGGGTAGGTTGGAGGTATGTTGTAGGAGAGGGGCGGAATGCAGATGTGTTGGCGCCTGATAACGGAGTAGTCTTCTCGATGTGGCCGACGAACTTGGTGCCGGCGGACAGAACTTTCTTGTCGGTGGTGGATGTGGATTGTAAGGATCCGCAGGAGAAGGGGATTGAGGTATTGGAGGATCTGACTGTGTGGGAGTATAATGGGTAG
- a CDS encoding translation initiation factor eIF-2B: MEYSSIEQIEQDIKDVKIQGATNVAIATFEGLKLFAKDYNGDNDVPIFLSEVERVGVRLSQARPNEPLAKNGLKFVMHMLRIENADLHDINEAKDKVGQLADEFLKFIEESKQKITQNGLELLGTDVNEVLTHCHSSTVEGLIIQHAKRVPGFKAVCTETRPLMQGRLTAKALVEGGVDTTMIVDSSAESYIIGRGSHEIDVIFTGCDEISMKGDAINKIGSWGVALAAYYASKPLYVVGSVLKTDVTTAYKPPEIEMREASEVWKEAPAGLKLVNPSFELINKEFITGYITELGVLKPDEIERAIQREYKWLF; this comes from the coding sequence ATGGAATACAGTAGCATTGAACAGATTGAGCAAGATATCAAAGATGTAAAGATCCAAGGGGCAACCAATGTCGCGATTGCCACATTTGAGGGCCTGAAGCTTTTTGCCAAAGATTATAATGGAGATAACGATGTGCCAATATTCCTCTCAGAGGTAGAGCGAGTAGGTGTACGGCTATCACAAGCGAGGCCGAATGAGCCTTTGGCAAAAAACGGTCTTAAGTTTGTCATGCATATGCTGAGGATCGAAAACGCCGATCTACACGATATAAATGAGGCGAAAGATAAGGTTGGACAGCTCGCCGATGAGTTCCTCAAGTTTATCGAAGAGTCAAAGCAGAAGATAACCCAGAACGGACTTGAGCTGCTTGGTACAGATGTAAACGAGGTGCTGACTCACTGCCATTCATCTACTGTTGAGGGGCTGATCATTCAGCATGCCAAACGTGTTCCAGGATTTAAGGCTGTATGCACTGAGACGCGACCGTTGATGCAGGGTAGGCTCACGGCGAAGGCTCTGGTTGAAGGCGGTGTCGATACCACAATGATTGTAGATAGTTCAGCCGAGTCTTACATCATCGGTCGAGGGAGCCACGAGATTGATGTGATCTTTACAGGCTGTGATGAGATAAGCATGAAGGGTGATGCGATTAATAAGATCGGCAGCTGGGGAGTGGCGCTTGCCGCTTATTATGCGAGCAAGCCATTATATGTCGTTGGGAGTGTGTTGAAGACAGATGTAACCACTGCCTACAAGCCACCTGAGATTGAGATGCGAGAGGCAAGCGAGGTGTGGAAAGAGGCTCCTGCTGGCTTGAAGCTTGTAAATCCATCGTTTGAGCTGATTAACAAAGAATTTATCACAGGATATATAACTGAATTAGGTGTGCTTAAGCCAGATGAGATCGAACGTGCGATACAGCGAGAGTATAAATGGCTTTTCTAG
- a CDS encoding HD domain-containing protein, which yields MNEQKLTTQIPDYVQKVARMLLKEGYKAYLVGGAIRDIALGKTPYDWDLATDAKPEEMLELFPKAVSTGARFGMVSALVPDVHGEIFEVEVTTFRSEEQYVDGRWPSKVEFIGDLDKDLGRRDFTINAMAIDLASAELSGDEGEREWVVYDPFDGMGDISRKLVKAVGTPLERFKEDGLRAFKACRLASQLQFELDPETFEAIKEALPVAKQVSMERVRDEFMKTLLGSPKPSVGIEMMRQTGLLEIFIPELLEGVDVEQKLFHHDDVYWHSLRTCDVAPDNIKLAALFHDIGKPRKDMKDGHFYGHDTEGAEMTKQIMKRMRFSNSDIEKTVTLVRWHMFYYPHVQEGMSEEQVEHVKVHEWSDSAVRRFMSKVGDENLDDLFALRIADASSNPMSAFNPDEIAELQLRISEVREKDMALKISDLEITGHDLMEQLGVEKGPQLGKILNHLLERVLDDPILNTKEALIDEARKYLDTQPA from the coding sequence ATGAATGAGCAGAAATTAACCACACAGATTCCGGACTATGTCCAGAAGGTAGCGCGAATGCTCCTAAAAGAGGGGTATAAGGCCTATCTGGTAGGAGGCGCTATTCGAGATATCGCTCTGGGCAAGACTCCATATGACTGGGATCTAGCAACCGATGCAAAGCCGGAAGAGATGCTAGAGCTATTTCCGAAAGCGGTCTCTACTGGTGCTCGCTTCGGTATGGTATCGGCACTGGTGCCAGACGTGCATGGTGAAATATTTGAGGTAGAGGTGACGACATTCAGATCTGAGGAGCAGTATGTGGATGGTCGCTGGCCTTCAAAAGTAGAATTTATAGGGGATCTGGATAAGGATCTTGGGCGTCGCGATTTCACAATTAACGCTATGGCCATAGACCTGGCATCTGCAGAGCTATCTGGTGATGAGGGTGAGCGAGAGTGGGTAGTGTACGATCCGTTTGACGGGATGGGGGATATCTCGAGAAAATTGGTAAAGGCTGTTGGCACACCGCTTGAGAGATTCAAGGAGGATGGGCTGCGTGCATTTAAAGCGTGCCGACTGGCTTCACAGCTACAGTTCGAGCTTGATCCTGAGACATTTGAGGCGATTAAAGAAGCTCTACCTGTGGCAAAGCAGGTATCGATGGAAAGGGTACGCGATGAGTTTATGAAAACACTCTTAGGCTCTCCGAAGCCATCGGTCGGCATCGAGATGATGAGGCAGACCGGATTGTTAGAAATCTTCATCCCTGAGCTGCTTGAGGGAGTGGATGTTGAGCAGAAGCTTTTCCATCATGATGATGTATATTGGCATTCACTTCGCACCTGTGATGTGGCGCCAGACAATATTAAGCTTGCAGCACTATTTCACGATATCGGGAAACCACGAAAGGATATGAAGGATGGGCATTTCTATGGTCATGACACCGAAGGAGCCGAGATGACCAAGCAGATTATGAAGCGTATGCGCTTCTCAAACAGCGATATAGAAAAGACTGTCACGCTGGTGAGATGGCACATGTTCTACTATCCTCATGTGCAGGAGGGGATGAGTGAAGAGCAGGTGGAGCATGTCAAAGTTCACGAGTGGAGTGATTCGGCGGTACGACGCTTCATGTCAAAGGTCGGCGACGAGAACCTAGACGACCTATTCGCATTGCGCATCGCCGATGCCTCGTCTAATCCGATGTCGGCATTCAATCCGGATGAGATAGCCGAGCTGCAGCTAAGAATCTCAGAGGTACGGGAGAAAGACATGGCGCTAAAAATCTCTGACCTGGAGATCACCGGTCATGACCTGATGGAGCAGCTTGGGGTAGAGAAGGGGCCACAATTGGGTAAAATCTTGAATCATCTTCTGGAGAGAGTACTGGACGACCCGATCCTAAATACCAAAGAGGCGCTAATCGATGAGGCCAGAAAATATCTAGACACTCAGCCAGCTTAA
- a CDS encoding MgtC/SapB family protein, with protein MTLTDIVFRFILAICLGALLGLERDGVWKNPRTAKEIQKKSENARRKFPFIKAAIPADNIGGVRTYILLAVLGSVSGLAYHYGLEALTISISIGLMVFIIISFVLNYFDKNSFGLTTELSIILVYTLSLLMFATDVPLKLVVAIAVIDAVVLSMKSELKTAIAKFSEKEIEDTLKFILFTLVILPFLPNAYYGIADIPVVGEQIAQNLSVEVLEASEIFNPQRWWMVVVFILSMNFVGYFLTRILGKNRGLNLLGLLGGLVSSTVATQTLAESSTRVKTKSDKTLLLNATVMANMTSFVRVLFLAMIVDIALAKLLFIPMMGMSAFLLVWVIWSTHMFRRSGKAKSKEIEAVGLNFDSPFKIKPALVFGAIFAVITIFTRLALYYAGDSGFVVSTMISSVLGLDVVTINTATLVGDKITYEFGAFVLVIAASVNLVVKIVLAALVGDKFYRLRLMQIFLVTILIGLVLALFVLL; from the coding sequence ATGACACTTACCGATATAGTCTTCAGATTTATACTGGCAATATGCTTGGGAGCACTACTTGGATTGGAGCGGGATGGTGTGTGGAAGAATCCAAGGACGGCAAAGGAGATCCAGAAGAAATCCGAGAACGCGAGGCGTAAATTCCCTTTCATAAAGGCGGCGATACCTGCTGATAATATCGGTGGGGTAAGGACATATATCTTGCTCGCCGTGCTTGGATCCGTCTCGGGGCTTGCATATCATTATGGGTTGGAGGCATTAACGATCTCGATAAGCATCGGCTTAATGGTTTTCATTATAATTTCATTCGTACTCAACTATTTTGATAAGAACTCGTTTGGGCTGACCACTGAGCTTTCGATTATTCTCGTTTACACGCTCTCTCTGCTCATGTTTGCGACAGATGTGCCACTCAAGCTGGTTGTCGCCATTGCGGTAATCGATGCGGTTGTTCTTTCTATGAAGTCAGAGCTAAAGACCGCGATAGCCAAGTTCTCGGAAAAAGAGATAGAGGACACCTTGAAATTCATACTGTTTACGCTTGTCATATTGCCGTTTCTGCCAAATGCCTATTACGGGATCGCAGATATACCAGTGGTAGGCGAGCAAATTGCGCAGAATCTGTCGGTAGAGGTACTTGAGGCGTCGGAAATCTTTAACCCACAAAGATGGTGGATGGTGGTGGTATTTATTTTGAGCATGAACTTTGTTGGTTACTTCCTGACCAGGATCTTGGGCAAGAACAGAGGACTTAACCTGCTTGGGCTTCTTGGTGGGCTAGTATCAAGTACTGTTGCGACACAGACCTTAGCTGAGAGCAGCACACGGGTAAAGACTAAGTCTGACAAGACGCTGCTGCTGAATGCTACTGTGATGGCTAACATGACAAGTTTCGTGCGTGTCCTCTTCCTCGCGATGATTGTGGATATAGCATTGGCAAAGCTACTGTTCATCCCTATGATGGGGATGTCAGCCTTTCTGCTTGTATGGGTCATCTGGAGCACGCATATGTTTAGGCGGAGTGGCAAGGCTAAAAGCAAGGAGATCGAGGCTGTCGGTCTGAATTTTGACTCACCATTCAAGATAAAGCCGGCGTTGGTTTTTGGAGCAATATTTGCTGTTATTACAATATTTACCCGTCTAGCGTTGTATTATGCTGGAGACTCGGGATTCGTTGTATCCACAATGATATCTTCAGTCTTAGGGCTTGATGTCGTCACGATAAATACTGCCACTCTCGTAGGAGATAAGATCACGTATGAATTTGGTGCATTTGTACTGGTTATTGCTGCCAGCGTGAACTTAGTAGTGAAAATTGTGCTCGCAGCGCTGGTGGGCGATAAGTTTTATCGCTTAAGATTGATGCAAATCTTCCTGGTGACAATCTTGATAGGGCTGGTGTTAGCACTTTTCGTACTGCTCTAG
- a CDS encoding manganese-dependent inorganic pyrophosphatase: MTVENILIGESVYIVGHKKPDVDAIVSAYAYQVYRHARGDFNYIAVRCDEPNVVTEWVFKETGFNMPRLVEDVSGKKIVLVDHTDPEQRPNGWEKAEIIEVMDHHKLKLETSIPPKITIRPYGSTTTLVANKLLQTNVTIRPEFAQLMLSAILDDTLALRSPITTHIDKKVAGELSAISGISDVDDYAKKLFNKKDVWSKMSAEKIINTDIKSFEMGGVKMTITQAETMDNRKLSKRVPELQKALEKHAKAEKLELAILMLTDLLREDAIVICAGEKAGDLERIFGVQLEKDGSLIIPGMLSRKKQMVPPLVRFYGEVKE, encoded by the coding sequence ATGACAGTCGAAAACATCCTAATCGGAGAATCAGTCTATATAGTCGGCCACAAGAAGCCTGACGTAGACGCAATAGTCTCAGCATACGCCTACCAGGTGTATCGTCACGCGCGCGGAGACTTCAACTATATCGCCGTCCGCTGCGACGAGCCGAATGTTGTAACCGAATGGGTATTCAAAGAAACGGGATTTAACATGCCGCGACTGGTAGAAGATGTCTCTGGTAAGAAAATCGTGCTGGTAGACCACACAGATCCCGAGCAGAGACCAAACGGCTGGGAGAAAGCCGAAATTATCGAGGTAATGGATCACCACAAGCTGAAGCTTGAGACCAGCATCCCACCCAAGATCACTATCCGACCGTACGGCTCCACTACTACACTTGTTGCAAATAAGTTGCTTCAAACAAATGTAACTATCCGTCCAGAATTCGCGCAGCTGATGCTGTCCGCAATCTTAGACGACACACTTGCCCTTCGATCCCCTATCACCACACACATTGATAAGAAGGTCGCTGGCGAATTGTCCGCAATCTCGGGCATCAGCGATGTCGACGATTATGCCAAGAAGCTGTTCAATAAGAAAGATGTATGGAGCAAGATGAGCGCAGAGAAGATTATTAACACAGATATCAAGAGCTTCGAGATGGGTGGCGTGAAGATGACAATTACGCAGGCAGAGACGATGGACAACCGGAAATTGAGCAAGCGCGTCCCAGAGCTCCAGAAGGCGCTTGAGAAGCATGCTAAAGCTGAAAAACTAGAGCTTGCGATCTTAATGCTTACCGACCTACTGCGCGAAGATGCCATCGTGATCTGTGCAGGCGAGAAAGCTGGAGACCTAGAGAGAATCTTCGGCGTGCAGCTAGAGAAGGATGGTAGCTTGATAATCCCAGGGATGTTGTCGCGCAAGAAACAGATGGTTCCTCCTCTGGTGAGGTTTTATGGGGAGGTGAAGGAGTAG
- a CDS encoding CoA-binding protein, translating into MEVKDYINKTYRYAVVGASRDPNKYGHKVFVDLKQGGYQVYPINPNAGELLGEKVYASVEECPELVDVVVMVVPASVGMVVVDEVDKLGIKKVWFQPGSESDELVKRCEQLGLSCSVDRCIMVERAKSDRASTPVVG; encoded by the coding sequence ATGGAAGTCAAAGATTATATAAATAAGACCTATAGATATGCCGTAGTGGGTGCCTCGCGCGACCCGAATAAATATGGGCATAAGGTGTTCGTGGATCTAAAGCAGGGTGGATATCAGGTGTATCCGATCAATCCGAATGCTGGAGAGCTGCTTGGTGAGAAAGTGTATGCAAGTGTAGAAGAGTGTCCGGAGCTGGTCGACGTGGTGGTGATGGTGGTGCCTGCTTCGGTTGGAATGGTCGTAGTAGATGAGGTAGACAAGCTGGGTATCAAGAAGGTGTGGTTTCAGCCGGGAAGCGAATCTGATGAGTTGGTCAAGAGGTGTGAGCAGCTCGGTCTGAGCTGCTCGGTTGATAGATGTATCATGGTGGAGCGGGCGAAGTCTGATCGGGCTAGCACTCCAGTGGTTGGTTGA
- a CDS encoding thymidine phosphorylase, translating to MALYLKSNNLDVETGNELEVLLNADDARKEGINKGDIVSFSFQNDVVLYVVVEVTDSVVPEGHVGINEDIWSRYGIHQGDTITITIIDRPESLEYIKKKLLGSKLSAHELEVITQDISDRKIREVEIAYFMATFFNPGFDEEEVLATIHGMAKAGDVLDFRNVKENGNMVVDKHSIGGVAAKGITPILVPIIAAHGLVIPNTSTRAITTPAGTTDILEVIMPMTHTNEELYEIIKKTGAFMIWGGALRLSPADDVLIGVERGLHVQSFQKLLVSIIAKKVSMGITHIVIDIPYGPGTKVEKPDDVEFLSTEFKKLFAKVGIKCETYTRRVVAPDGYGIGPALEVRDILQVFERHPERPMKLEETAVDMAGVLLELTEKVPVGEGRRAALQKLDSGEAAEKFWEIAMAQGAPGKKTSEEIKIGDYEQKFMAERDGIIDFVDNKEIVKISRALGNPFIKEAGVYLHKTAGDKVEKGELLLTIYATSGERLDTGIEALNMEKLFVYKQ from the coding sequence ATGGCGTTATATTTGAAGAGCAACAATTTAGATGTCGAGACAGGAAATGAGCTCGAAGTGTTATTAAATGCCGACGATGCGCGAAAAGAGGGCATCAATAAGGGCGACATAGTCTCATTTTCATTTCAAAATGATGTGGTGCTATATGTAGTCGTTGAGGTTACAGACAGTGTAGTCCCAGAAGGGCATGTGGGCATAAACGAGGATATCTGGTCACGCTATGGAATCCATCAGGGAGATACGATCACGATTACAATTATTGACCGCCCAGAATCGCTTGAGTATATCAAGAAGAAGCTTCTTGGCAGCAAGCTCAGTGCACACGAGCTAGAGGTAATTACCCAGGATATCTCAGACCGAAAGATACGTGAGGTTGAGATTGCCTACTTTATGGCGACCTTCTTCAACCCAGGGTTTGACGAGGAAGAGGTGTTGGCAACAATCCATGGAATGGCGAAGGCAGGTGATGTACTCGACTTCAGGAATGTAAAGGAGAATGGAAATATGGTTGTCGACAAGCACTCGATCGGTGGTGTGGCAGCAAAAGGCATAACTCCGATCCTTGTGCCAATAATCGCCGCTCACGGATTGGTCATCCCAAATACATCTACCCGAGCCATTACAACTCCTGCTGGTACTACCGACATCCTTGAGGTAATCATGCCGATGACCCATACCAATGAAGAGCTGTATGAGATTATCAAGAAAACAGGGGCATTTATGATCTGGGGTGGAGCCTTGAGATTATCACCAGCTGATGATGTACTGATTGGAGTAGAGCGTGGCCTCCATGTCCAATCTTTCCAGAAGCTGTTAGTCAGTATCATTGCTAAGAAGGTCTCAATGGGTATCACTCATATTGTGATCGATATCCCATATGGCCCAGGCACTAAGGTTGAGAAGCCAGATGATGTTGAATTTCTCAGCACAGAGTTTAAGAAGCTCTTTGCCAAAGTTGGAATTAAGTGCGAAACATACACTAGGCGGGTGGTTGCACCAGATGGCTATGGTATTGGTCCAGCCCTCGAGGTCCGCGACATTTTGCAAGTATTTGAGCGCCATCCAGAGCGGCCTATGAAGCTCGAGGAAACAGCTGTCGACATGGCGGGTGTACTGCTTGAATTGACAGAGAAAGTGCCAGTAGGTGAGGGTAGAAGAGCAGCATTGCAGAAGCTAGATTCGGGTGAAGCCGCAGAAAAGTTCTGGGAGATAGCTATGGCTCAGGGTGCGCCTGGCAAGAAAACATCCGAGGAGATCAAGATTGGTGATTATGAGCAGAAATTTATGGCAGAAAGAGATGGCATAATAGATTTCGTCGATAACAAGGAGATTGTGAAGATATCGCGCGCGCTTGGCAATCCATTTATCAAAGAGGCTGGCGTGTATTTGCATAAAACAGCTGGCGATAAGGTAGAAAAGGGCGAACTGTTGCTAACTATCTATGCCACGAGTGGAGAGCGGCTTGATACCGGTATTGAGGCGCTGAATATGGAGAAGCTGTTTGTGTATAAGCAGTAG